From Arcticibacter tournemirensis, one genomic window encodes:
- a CDS encoding ABC transporter permease produces MKSIIVILKEGKLMEKLNKPARQPLHPFWVIVQKEIRDHVRSWRFLVLLFLILLTCFGSLYTSVSNLAKSLKDNDPQAGFLFLKLFTLSDGSLPPFHVFIGFLGPLLGIALGFDAVNSEQNAGTLSRVMAQPVHRDYLINAKFTAALIVISILFFALGFLVIGLGLIIIGIPPTAEEFMRVVFFLALSVLYVAFWLNLSILFSIRFRQAATSALSAIAVWLFFTIFYQIIISLVAKAIMPGQAATQEEVIHYQNFVLNLLRLVPSQLFSDATTTLLMPAVRSLGPLSMEQVYGAIPSPLPLGQSLLLVWPQLTGLIAATVLCFALSYLSFMRKEIRSR; encoded by the coding sequence ATGAAATCTATCATCGTTATTTTGAAGGAGGGAAAGCTGATGGAAAAACTAAATAAGCCGGCGAGACAGCCGCTCCATCCTTTTTGGGTTATAGTACAGAAAGAGATCAGGGACCACGTACGCAGCTGGCGTTTTCTTGTGCTGTTATTCCTGATCCTGCTCACCTGTTTCGGGTCGCTTTATACCTCCGTAAGCAATCTTGCCAAATCATTGAAAGACAACGATCCGCAGGCGGGTTTCCTTTTTTTGAAGCTGTTTACCCTGTCGGATGGCTCACTGCCGCCTTTTCATGTATTTATTGGCTTTTTAGGACCGCTGCTGGGCATTGCATTAGGTTTTGATGCTGTTAACTCAGAGCAAAATGCCGGGACACTGAGCCGTGTTATGGCCCAGCCGGTACACCGCGACTACCTCATTAATGCAAAATTTACCGCAGCGCTTATTGTAATCAGCATCCTGTTCTTTGCTTTAGGTTTCCTGGTGATAGGGCTGGGTCTGATAATTATAGGCATACCACCTACAGCTGAAGAGTTTATGCGTGTGGTTTTCTTTCTGGCCCTGAGTGTTTTATATGTAGCATTCTGGCTCAATCTGTCTATCCTGTTCTCGATCAGGTTCAGGCAGGCTGCAACCTCTGCATTAAGCGCTATCGCCGTATGGCTGTTCTTTACTATTTTTTATCAGATCATCATCAGCCTTGTGGCGAAGGCGATTATGCCGGGGCAGGCCGCGACACAGGAAGAAGTGATTCATTACCAGAACTTCGTACTGAACCTCCTGCGTCTTGTTCCCAGTCAGTTATTCAGCGATGCCACCACCACGCTGCTGATGCCAGCCGTGAGAAGCCTGGGGCCTTTGTCTATGGAACAGGTTTACGGAGCTATACCCAGTCCTCTGCCACTTGGACAGAGTCTGCTGCTGGTATGGCCTCAGCTTACCGGGCTCATTGCAGCTACGGTATTGTGTTTCGCACTCTCTTACCTTTCTTTCATGAGGAAAGAGATCAGGTCGCGCTAA
- a CDS encoding ABC transporter ATP-binding protein: MARPLHYPAGAGQRLLSVQEIRKEVAVSTPIIELRGLTKRYGDFLAVDGLDLTIRKGEVFGLLGPNGAGKSTTILMMLGLTEPSSGSVEVCGIDATVNPIEVKRRVGYLPDDIGFYESYNGMDNLLYTARLNRIPEDEAVARAQRLLSRVGLAGEAAKKTGKYSRGMRQRLGLADVLIKNPEVIILDEPTLGIDPQGVREFLELIVRLSREEGITVLLSSHHLHQVQQVCDRVGIFVGGKLLADGDIPTLSAQLFANEAFKITIRVKFSEGKQDTEKQRLMQVVQSVEGVTSVQFDQDDIHISCYKDATPHVARAVIENGFDLIHLNHKEHGLDEIYHRYFEGGKADGKTK; the protein is encoded by the coding sequence ATGGCTCGGCCTCTTCATTATCCTGCTGGCGCTGGGCAGCGTTTATTATCTGTTCAGGAAATACGGAAGGAGGTAGCCGTGAGTACGCCCATTATTGAATTGAGGGGATTAACAAAACGGTACGGCGATTTCTTGGCTGTAGACGGACTCGATCTCACAATCAGGAAAGGAGAAGTCTTTGGTCTGCTCGGCCCGAACGGCGCCGGCAAATCTACTACCATACTAATGATGCTTGGACTGACCGAACCATCTTCGGGTTCTGTTGAAGTTTGCGGCATCGACGCAACTGTAAATCCCATTGAAGTAAAAAGACGTGTAGGTTACCTTCCCGATGATATCGGCTTTTACGAAAGCTATAACGGGATGGACAATCTTTTGTATACTGCCCGCCTCAACCGGATACCCGAAGATGAGGCGGTGGCACGGGCGCAGCGTCTGCTCAGCAGGGTAGGTCTTGCCGGTGAAGCTGCTAAAAAGACCGGAAAGTATTCCCGCGGTATGCGTCAACGGCTGGGACTGGCAGATGTGCTGATTAAGAATCCGGAAGTAATTATTCTCGACGAGCCAACGCTTGGTATCGATCCGCAAGGGGTGCGCGAATTTCTCGAACTTATCGTGCGCCTCAGCCGGGAGGAAGGCATCACCGTGCTCCTGTCTTCACATCATTTACACCAGGTGCAGCAGGTTTGCGATCGCGTAGGCATCTTTGTCGGCGGCAAATTACTCGCTGATGGAGATATCCCAACCCTGTCGGCACAGCTCTTCGCCAACGAAGCTTTTAAAATTACAATAAGAGTGAAGTTTAGCGAAGGGAAGCAGGATACCGAAAAACAGAGGCTGATGCAGGTGGTTCAGTCTGTCGAGGGCGTAACAAGTGTCCAGTTTGATCAGGATGATATCCATATTTCCTGCTATAAAGACGCTACACCCCATGTTGCCCGTGCTGTTATTGAAAACGGGTTTGATCTTATTCATTTAAACCATAAAGAACACGGATTGGATGAAATCTATCATCGTTATTTTGAAGGAGGGAAAGCTGATGGAAAAACTAAATAA
- a CDS encoding DinB family protein: protein METVTEIISAEALLAHWQGHRTLTRRVIEAFPEKELFEFSIGGMRPFSKIVMELLGIAGPGLKEIVSGQSSPLNESFDNITTKAQLLEKWDEENAVVNEYFPQITPERFHETFNLFGMYEAPVIYSIQYFIDNEIHHRGQGYVYLRALGVEPPPFWER, encoded by the coding sequence ATGGAAACAGTTACAGAGATCATCAGCGCAGAAGCTTTATTAGCTCATTGGCAAGGGCACAGAACATTAACACGCAGGGTTATTGAGGCCTTTCCCGAAAAGGAGTTATTTGAGTTCTCGATAGGCGGAATGCGTCCATTCTCAAAGATCGTTATGGAATTACTTGGTATAGCCGGTCCCGGTTTAAAAGAAATTGTTTCAGGCCAAAGCAGTCCTTTGAACGAATCGTTTGACAATATTACTACCAAAGCGCAGCTTCTGGAAAAATGGGATGAAGAAAACGCTGTGGTTAATGAATACTTTCCGCAAATCACTCCGGAGAGATTTCATGAAACGTTCAATCTTTTTGGGATGTACGAAGCGCCTGTGATCTATAGTATTCAATATTTCATTGACAATGAAATACATCACCGCGGTCAGGGTTATGTGTATCTCCGTGCCCTTGGAGTGGAACCTCCTCCATTCTGGGAAAGATAA